One window of Eisenibacter elegans DSM 3317 genomic DNA carries:
- the cmk gene encoding (d)CMP kinase, producing MSKIIIAIDGYAGCGKSTTAKQVAKALNYAYIDTGAMYRAVTLYFQEQQVPLDNVAAIDAALEQIDIRFEANPAQQRNETFLNGRNVSNEIRSLSVSEQVSEVSALPAVRKAMVAQQQRMGQAKGVVMDGRDIGSNVFPEAELKIFMTADLEARARRRQVELQGQNQSASLNQIVENLQKRDFLDTSRAEAPLTQTADAIVIDTTTLTIAEQTDRVLALATQILAKQQTI from the coding sequence ATGTCTAAAATCATCATTGCTATCGATGGATACGCAGGTTGTGGCAAAAGTACTACTGCCAAGCAGGTAGCGAAAGCGCTCAACTATGCCTACATCGATACCGGCGCTATGTATCGCGCAGTTACACTTTACTTCCAAGAGCAGCAAGTGCCTCTTGATAATGTAGCGGCTATCGATGCAGCGCTCGAACAGATAGACATCCGTTTTGAGGCCAATCCCGCCCAACAACGCAATGAGACTTTCCTCAATGGACGCAATGTCTCCAATGAAATCCGAAGCCTGAGCGTTTCGGAGCAGGTGAGCGAAGTAAGCGCGCTCCCTGCTGTACGCAAAGCCATGGTTGCCCAACAACAACGAATGGGGCAAGCAAAGGGGGTCGTGATGGATGGGCGCGACATAGGCTCCAATGTATTCCCCGAAGCCGAACTGAAAATCTTTATGACTGCTGACCTAGAAGCTCGCGCCCGCCGCCGCCAAGTAGAGCTGCAAGGCCAAAACCAATCGGCTTCGCTCAATCAAATCGTAGAAAACCTACAGAAAAGAGACTTCTTGGATACTAGCCGCGCCGAAGCCCCGCTTACCCAAACCGCCGACGCAATAGTCATCGATACCACCACACTGACGATTGCCGAGCAAACCGACCGCGTATTGGCGCTTGCCACACAAATCCTTGCCAAACAACAAACAATTTGA
- a CDS encoding 4-hydroxy-3-methylbut-2-enyl diphosphate reductase yields MCMLKVTIDKNSGYCFGVEYAIQMAEDALDESGQLYCLGDIVHNDKEVKRLKSKGLQVISREELKTLHDCKVLIRAHGEPPETYQTALQNNIELIDASCPVVLKLQNRIKNAYDKATDEAGQIVIYGKEGHAEVIGLNGQTNQEAIIITTLEDLDKIDYTRPVTLFSQTTKSTQGFYQIKEVISQRIKAHHPTPEAVLFDANDSICRQVSNREPQLEQFAQQHDVILFVSGKKSSNGKALYQVCKRYNERSFFIEDEQDIQPEWLENTETVGVCGATSTPMWLMEQVANFVTDTPAHSLS; encoded by the coding sequence ATGTGTATGCTAAAAGTAACCATCGATAAAAATTCAGGCTATTGTTTTGGTGTGGAATATGCCATCCAAATGGCTGAGGATGCACTCGACGAAAGCGGGCAGCTCTACTGCCTTGGAGATATTGTACACAATGATAAAGAGGTTAAGAGGTTGAAATCCAAAGGATTGCAGGTGATTTCGAGAGAAGAATTAAAAACACTACACGACTGCAAGGTGCTGATTCGCGCTCACGGCGAGCCTCCCGAAACCTACCAAACCGCCCTCCAAAACAATATAGAGCTGATAGACGCTTCGTGCCCTGTGGTACTCAAGCTCCAAAATCGCATCAAAAATGCCTATGACAAAGCCACCGACGAAGCAGGGCAAATCGTCATCTATGGCAAAGAAGGCCACGCAGAAGTCATCGGGTTGAATGGCCAAACCAACCAAGAGGCCATTATTATCACTACGCTCGAAGACCTCGACAAAATCGACTATACTCGCCCCGTTACGCTCTTCAGCCAAACAACTAAGAGTACCCAAGGGTTCTATCAAATAAAAGAGGTCATCAGTCAACGCATCAAAGCCCACCACCCAACACCAGAGGCGGTCTTGTTTGATGCTAACGATAGTATCTGTAGGCAAGTTTCCAACAGAGAGCCACAGCTCGAACAGTTTGCCCAACAACACGATGTCATCCTGTTTGTCAGTGGCAAAAAAAGCTCCAACGGCAAAGCCTTGTACCAAGTGTGTAAGCGCTACAACGAACGCAGCTTTTTTATTGAAGACGAGCAAGATATTCAGCCCGAATGGCTCGAAAACACCGAGACGGTGGGCGTTTGTGGCGCTACCTCCACGCCCATGTGGCTGATGGAGCAAGTGGCCAACTTCGTAACAGATACCCCCGCGCACAGCCTCTCATAA
- a CDS encoding Na(+)-translocating NADH-quinone reductase subunit A: MRVNIRKGFDINLKGKAAKTLVEDVRPNLYALQPTDFVGISRPKILVQPGDNVQAGTPLLFDKFNPEVMFTAPVSGEVTEIERGDRRKPLAIKILADKELSYVSFPKYDLGSLAGVSAEEARSSLLKSGVWVNLIERPFGLVANPEHTPKAIFISGFDSAPLAPDYEFVFKGQEQYLQAGIDILQKLTPGKIHISTHTQQGAGSIFKKLQKVTHHEFAGPHPAGNVGVQIHQIDPINKGEYVWTVTPYGLQQIGRLFLDGRYDACKVIVLAGSELNQPQYYNIINGAQLKPLLQGNVNNSNVRVISGNVLTGTKTSEEGFLGFYHTQVSVLPEGNHHEFLGWILPSTKKLSFQRAFGLLSFLNGKNQEYVMDTNLHGEERAFVQTGVFEQVLPMDIYPTFLLKAILSRDFEAMEELGIYEVLEEDFALCEFVDVSKMEIQALIREGLEALQNA; this comes from the coding sequence ATGAGAGTTAACATACGCAAAGGCTTCGACATTAATCTGAAAGGCAAAGCCGCCAAAACCTTGGTGGAAGATGTGCGTCCCAATTTGTACGCGCTACAGCCTACTGATTTTGTGGGTATTAGCCGCCCCAAAATACTGGTTCAGCCCGGTGATAACGTACAGGCCGGTACGCCCTTACTTTTTGATAAGTTCAACCCTGAAGTAATGTTTACCGCTCCGGTCAGCGGCGAAGTTACGGAAATAGAGCGTGGCGACCGCCGCAAGCCCTTGGCCATCAAAATATTGGCGGACAAGGAGCTGAGCTATGTCAGCTTCCCCAAGTATGACCTAGGGTCGCTGGCTGGTGTTTCGGCAGAAGAAGCACGCAGCAGCTTGCTCAAAAGCGGTGTATGGGTCAACCTAATCGAGCGCCCCTTTGGCTTGGTAGCCAACCCCGAGCACACGCCCAAGGCAATCTTTATCTCAGGTTTTGACTCTGCGCCCCTAGCTCCTGACTATGAGTTTGTTTTCAAAGGCCAAGAGCAGTACCTACAAGCAGGGATTGATATCTTACAAAAGCTGACTCCGGGCAAAATCCATATCAGCACCCACACCCAACAAGGTGCCGGCTCCATCTTCAAAAAGCTCCAAAAGGTAACCCATCACGAATTTGCAGGCCCACACCCTGCGGGGAACGTAGGTGTTCAAATCCACCAAATAGACCCCATCAACAAAGGGGAATATGTATGGACAGTTACGCCTTATGGACTTCAACAAATCGGACGATTGTTCTTGGATGGCCGCTATGATGCCTGCAAAGTGATTGTGCTTGCCGGCTCAGAGCTGAACCAACCCCAATATTATAATATCATCAATGGCGCACAACTGAAGCCATTGCTCCAAGGCAACGTAAACAACAGCAATGTACGCGTAATCTCGGGCAATGTCCTCACAGGCACCAAGACCAGCGAAGAAGGATTTTTGGGCTTCTACCACACTCAAGTAAGCGTATTGCCCGAAGGCAACCACCATGAGTTCTTGGGCTGGATTCTGCCCAGCACCAAAAAGCTGAGCTTCCAGCGCGCTTTTGGCCTGCTTTCATTCCTCAATGGCAAAAACCAAGAATATGTGATGGATACCAACCTCCACGGCGAGGAACGCGCATTCGTACAAACGGGTGTGTTTGAGCAGGTACTCCCAATGGATATCTATCCAACCTTTTTACTCAAGGCCATCTTGTCTCGTGATTTCGAAGCGATGGAAGAGCTTGGTATCTATGAGGTGCTAGAAGAAGACTTCGCCCTCTGCGAGTTTGTGGACGTTTCCAAAATGGAAATCCAAGCCCTTATCCGTGAAGGTTTAGAAGCACTACAAAACGCCTAA